aggaaacattgataagggaaatagcagaaaagaagaagagtgtgttaatatttgggatgaaagaacaaaatataacatataagcctaagagaattaaggaagaattaaaacggtaagagatctgttcaaaaatctaaatgatgatgaaaaaaagacctacaagaagaagtggaagagatccatagactgggtccgtataaggagggagtgagcagaccgattaaagtagtactgaagtcacaacaatctgcggaggatatcctatatagaacatcaaagttaagagagatagaaggttgtaaagaggtgtttgtgagaaagaatagaaatgaggaagagaggagaagatataaggaattggtggaagaggcgagaaggaaaaatgatgagcggtctgaggaggaaagagaaaagtttttggagagttataggagagagagtcagaaagtggtatgtggaaagaaggaatgcggaggaacccctagagggagcagtgggtggaccgtaatgtatactaatatagatgggatactgtcaagtagattggaattgcaagactatatgatggtggagaagcctgatatagtgtgtttgactgagacaaaattgcatgaaaaacaaagataaatttggataataaatataatatatggagaaaggatagagagtaaaggtggaggaggagttatgattatgacgaagaaataaataaatgtggataaggtttggtatgggaagaacaacgcagaagtgataagcataaggataaaaagtgatggaaaagaattaataatcatggtgacctatgtacctcctaaaacaaattcttggacattaaggaatacgacaatatgatcaaggatactttacagagtttggaaagtgtattatctggaaaagaaaggtgatactagtaggagattttaattgtaaggaggtggattgggaaaatctagtaagtggtgttggagaggaagcatggggagagatttcttaatctaatgatggaaaatatgatggaacagagggtgaaggaaaatactagatatagaggagatgatgaaccggctagactggatttggtgttaacaagagaagtgtacctatgtggagatatacaatacaaatgtcctttgggaaagagtgatcatgtggttatggaaatgcagatagcaacaacacagcgaaggaaagacgagacatacaggagtggtagattgaattatagaaagatggacacaaaaagtttgaaaaattatttcagaaaattagattgggaggagatgttacaaatcagagaagtgcaaaaaaaaaaatgagatttttatgaaatattataaagaaggagttatgaaatttgtaccaaagtataaaaaaagagagagtccattgaaagattaaaaggagagcaagggatagtagatgaccctaagaatatagcggaattgctaaataataggtttcagcaagtatttactgaagaaacaatgtttgtaaagcctcagaatgtacaaggaaatgtgcacatggatgacattaagatacctaaaaaggagttatataaaatgttggaggaacttaaagatgataaagcgatgggaccagatgaagtttcaggaaaattattggagtgtagagaagaattgattgatccattatatgatattataaggtgctcattagaaacaggggaagtaccagtagagtggaagagagctgaagtggtgcccatttataagggaggcagtaaggaagagcctcttaactatagacctgtgtctctaacaagtgtggtcggtaagatttgtgagagggtgataaagaaatattggatacggttcctggaggatcataagttattatcggatcatcaatttggctttaggaaagggaggtcatgtgtaacaaatctactgagcttttattcaagagtggttgacaaaatacaagagagagaggatggatggactgtgtatatttggatttaaagaaagcttttgacaaggtacctcacatgagactgctatggaaattagagatttatggaggactgaaaggaaaagtgttaaagtggatggaaaactacttgagatggaggagatgagaacggtaataagggatgcaaagtcggactggttggtggtggagagtggagtcccacaaggctcagtgctggcaccaatacttttccttgtatatattaatgacatgccagagggagtaaacagttatattaatttgtttgcggatgatgcgaagttgtgtaggtgtgtgaagagtgaagaagattgtgaaattttacaggcagatctggataagatttgggagtggagcaagaggtggcaaatggaatttaatctgagcaaaagtcatgtgatggagatggggaagagtggaagacggccaagagggtcatataagatgggtgaagaagtagtgttgaaaaaggtggaaaaggaaaaggatttgggagtgataatacaagaccatgggcagtttgaggctcatattgataagatgtttggagaaacgtataatttgataaaaaatattggattagccttccattatatggataaagatatgatgaagaaattaattagtacggtaattagaccaagattggaatatgctggagtggtttggtccccttataaaaagaagcatataaggaagttggagagattgcagagaatggcaacaaaaatggttccggaattggcagaaatgacctatgaggagagattaaaagaaatgaatttgcttaccttggaacaaagaagagaaagaggagatttaatacaggtttataaactgttgaacggactggatgaagtggataatgagcaaatgatgttgagagaggaaaacttaaatagaactacaagatcgcatagtaaaaagatagccaagggaatatgcttgaaggatgtgaagaaatatagtttcccacaaagatgtgtggaggtgtggaatggtttgagtgaggaggtggtgtcagcgaggagtgtgcatagttttaaaggaaagttggatgtgtgtagatatggagacggggccacacgagtatgatacccaggccctgtaaaattacaactaggtgaatacaactaggtgaataacacacacacacacacacacacaccgcgtagcgtaTTGGttagctcacaaccgagagggtctgggttcgagtccctggaagcggcgaggtaaatgggcaagcttcttaatgtgtggtccctgttcacctaacagtaaataggtacgggatgtaactcgacgggttgtggcctcgctttcccggtgtgtggagtgtgttgtggtctcagtcctacccgaagatcggtctataattatgagctctgagctcgctccataatggagaagactggctggttgaccagcaagcgaccgtggtgaatgacacacacacacacacacacacacacacacacacacacacacacacacacacacacacacacacacacacacacacacacacacacacattaattttaGATGCATATTTCCAGGATATGCATCACGCAACCTTgatatgcatgagagagagagagagagagagagagagagagagagagagagagagagagagagagagagagagagagagagagatgcatatttCCACGATATGCATCATGCAACCTTGATatgcatgtgagagagagagagagagagagagagagagagagagagagagagagagagagagagagagagagattcataaagGTGAGAGAGCCCCGCCCACATATCCACGGCTGCCTTGCGTACGGGCAGGTGTGCTGTCGCCAGGTGTGAGAAGGAGGCGCAGTTGTTGCTGTGGAGGAGCGGTGTGGTGTCAGGAAGCATCAGGCTGTATGCAGACGTCCTCCTGAGAACTGCGCATGCTCAGAAGCGATTGTATACAAAGACTTGTTGATAAACAAAGCTATCCGTTGACGTCCGAGTGTCAGCACTGCTCAAGATTTTTACAGGGAAGACTGGCCCACTTCAGGGATGAAATAGGCCCTCCACATCTATCTGTACTGAGTGGAAGCTATCCATCCAACACAACAGACAGCCAAAAGAGAAATCTCAGAAGAAAGTTTATTTAATGCAAATTGTGTGGTTTCTCTATGCCTATGGCTAGGAATCACAAGTTTATTATGGACCAAGAAAATATTTTACAACACTAATTGTTACATACTAACGCCAAAGTAAAACCTGCTGATATATCGACAGATCATCTAATCAGTTCAACAAAACTTATATCATTGTGTAATATAATTTTGATCTAGGCGTGAAGGCTGTTTGTTGATTCTTGCTACAGTTCTTACTCAATGTAGCGATGTATTCACTTTTATTTGCATCAGAACAAAGCAATAGTTTGGATTTATGAACAGTATATCTCCCTGTGCTTCAGAGCGCTGGGCGGATATCTGTGTTTAGGCGACCAGCTGTGTACACGGATGGCTGTATGTAGCAGTCAGCCTTGTGCTTGTAAACAAAGTCTGGACAGCTCTGTACAGACGAACACCATCGAACACTGCACCGGATTGGCAGGAAGTCTTATGTGACGAGGCAGATAACTTGTGATGACATGCACGAAGGTTTCTTTATAGAGGATcacattttgttgacattagttgccgtaattctctctctctctctctctctctctctctctctctctctctctctccacttcaccGTCTAGTCAGTTTATTAATGTATTTCTGGTAATCTCTGAAACTCCTTgccttcttctgtatttccacctttcaATGAAATTAACTCATTCAAGGAGGTTTTAAAACAATTGTCGCACACTTTTTACTAATGCTTTCGACTATtcagggactggcacctcagtgggccttttcccccttttattataatttttcttgccCATGATCGGTGCTGctacatgaaaggaaagatgtacttagggtggtgatggtggcagtggtgatggatgAATGGAGTGGTTAGCCTCGGTGGCTACTAATACGGCCATCCATCAGTCACAGGGGTAATCCTTCCAAGGCCAGCTGACACCCAGTAACCGTTCCCCTCCTCTGTTGCATgtcatgtggtgctggagtcaTTAGTGATTGGTACTGACTTCGTATGATACTCAATTGACATATACAAAGATACATTTTAGGCTATataagatttattttttttatttcagaggTTTGGAAGGTCTTGGCAATCTCTGAGAATGTGTTCAATGGAGTGTCAATAGCGAGTCCTGTGTGTCATTATCATGGTGAAATGAATCATGTGCCGGTATTGATAGTACTAGAATTACCAACATAATGACTTCGAATTAATGGTCTACttagtgtgtgatgtggtaCGTATGTTTTGACGCATCATATCCATTTCTAACATAAGGCCGTTATTCCTCAGACCAGCTGGAACAAGTCATGTGGCACTCAGAACATTATATCCCAAAACTTGTGTGTTAGGGTTTGTTTTctgtatgatctctctctctctctctctctctctctctctctctctctctctctctctaaaaaaaaaaaaaaaaaaaaaaaggtgacgtGTGAGAGCGGAAATGACTTGTCAATATCTCTGTTTCTTAATGAAGAACGAACTGCATTCCTTACTGAAGTGTTCCACGTAGGTGACGCaacatcaatgttttttttgtttgcttgcaTCACTGCATGATGTATTAGATATGAACATACCAAGGTTATAAATTGTAAAGACTGGGATCCGGTGGAAGACTATGGGAGTCCCAAACTATAATTGCCCTTTCAGTGTAgaattccctacctgcttctgtatttccatcttcctacgagttAACTTCttgtaagagagaggtgtcaagacatttgtcccaggcttttgaCTGATTCTTTTGAATCTTTTATGGAGCCTGCAATTCCAATGGGgctttttctaatatatatatatatatatatatatatatatatatatatatatatatatatatatatatatatatatatatatatatatatatatatatattggattTCTTCAACTTCTTTCGTGGCTGCAATGCAAACTACTTCAACTATTTGTCATTTGATACATCAGGAGTGGAAAAGAAGTGCATGGTGAAACAGATGTTTCCACTGAAAGTGGTTTTATAGTTGcccttagtaaaaaaaaaaaaaaagaaaaacatttttattgttttattaagaGAAAATATCATAGCAAATGTAGCAAATTACATAAACACTGAAGTTTAAACTTGCAAAAGAGTAACAATACATAATTTCCTTTATTAAAATCTTTAAGCTTTTTTTATGGTGATCTCTGTCAAACAAAACTTAATTCTTTAGCATAAAGGTACTCAACTGCAACGGAGAATGGGAGAGTAGGAATCCTTATTCTAGTTAACCATGTGACAACACAATGCACAGTAATCACGAAGGCCTGCCCTTATCTTTCCTATTGCACATTACCCATCATCTTCATTGTACTTCAACTCAAGCAAAGCAAGAAAGATGtgattaacaggaaaaaaaatgtatatgctttatataaaaaaagtgaCTTACTTTCGTAATATAATAAATGATGCATTTTTGGGGGAGAAACTTACCACAAGCGATTGTCACACAAAGAGCAATAGAAATAGAGACAAGGCCCCAGTAATTCCTAGCAGGCACAACAAATAGTAATCTGAGACGTCTGAGTCACATCAAGAACATTAAGCACGCACGGCACCTTGCGTTTTTTGGTCCTTCTGCAGCTGATAGGCAAATGCAAAACTGGAATATTCTTCATAACAAAACTAGATTGCTTCTCACGACACAACAGCGGTTCCTGAAGAACACAAACACGTGTTGGTGCTAGTCTTACACACTAATGAACACACCGGCTGCTATATAATGAGCCTGACTACAATAATACAAGCACGAAGATAATGTTTTGCTGCCCAACTATTGGGCCAGTAGACGAAATAGCGTTTGAACTCTCGCAGCCAAAGGAATATAGTGTAATTTGGCTTCAAACTAAGTTTTACGAATGGTACAGATTTGGTTACATATTGATTCACATCAAATATAAGTGTCACTTGgtttattcactttatttatttattttttttttttattttatcaactatcatgatttttttttttttttttttttttgcggggtCACAGTTAAGTGCTGCAGAAGGCAAACATGGGACGACGGTCAGTTGTACATGAGTACCGACATCTGCTCTGCTCACCCTGACAATCTATGGCTTTTTGCCAACACAGTGTTCATCTTTTCCCTGCTAGCCTCGGGCATCCGTTGTTAGTAATACTGGTGTTACTTTCAGGGAGGTCTCGACCTACGCTTTGTAATTACATAGTATTACATTAGCGTATTGTACACTTTTTGTCAGTTGTTGGTATCTACACGACTGAATCGTGttgcataatgtgtgtgtgtgtgtgtgtgtgtgtgtgtgtgtgtgtgtgtgtgtgtgtgtgtgtgtgtgtgtgtgtgtgtgtgtgtgtgtgtgtctacaaaACATTCACAGTAACAATAGTGTTAAGACAAACTTGGTCGAAAAGGTAGCAAAATATAAGTCTTGATAAACTCTTTACTGACCTACTTTATCCAAAAAGGGAGTGAATGTACTaatgaaacgctttgctttttGTGCACTGCTAGTATAGTAGGCACTGCAGTGAGGAAGCACAGGTCGAGGTGGTGCAGCATTCCCTCCCACCGGAATAGCCTCGGGGTGCTGGAGTGTGGTGGTTCTGGTTTAGGCCACGCCAGCGCTGGAGCCAAGCTGAAGGAGAGAACATTTTGCTATACATAGCAGTTTCATATCACCTTGTCATGTTTACGTTatgaataggaaggaaaataactaaaatttccttcattctaaTTTAATTTACGTCGTTTTCTATCTCTGATATTATTGAACTTTGAATAATACTTGTATTTTTAAAAATGCGGACCTTAACCACAtttataaataagataaatgataagGAGACAAGTTCGCAGTACGACTGCTACAAAAGTTTCTTGCATACCGACAAAAAATTCTATTCAAGTCTCTCTCAGGCAGACCGTCACCGAAATGCCATAGTCGTATTGTTTCAGGCTGAACCTTGTCATTCCTACATCCTTTCCcaccattcatttcctttcctctaacaTCCAGAACATAACCCACAAAATTCCTGTCATTACAACCTTACATAAACACACCTACTCTCACTCACTATGCAAGGAGCAATTACCCTAACAAGTTTCTTAATAAGTTTTACCATTTTTCTACAAAACATTCTTCACAGATGGAAAGCAAGCAAAGCACCACTTACCGTCAGGGCGTACGagcgaaccaccaccaccaaatatatGTAAACACCCATGACCACCAGCACGATGAGGCCGAAGATGAGGTTAAAGGTGGTGATCAGGATGATGATAGAGagaatgatgttgatgatgatgatcaccACCATTGTAATCACCCAGGACATGACATAGCCACGTCGCTCCTAAAGAAGGATGGATTAAATTCGTTAGATTAAGTAACTGAAAAAACAGTTAAACTAGATATAATCAAACATTATACTAATTGATTAGAAAAAGGATGTAAACAATTCATTCTTAGTTATTTCTTACATGACAAAAGTACGTGACTAGTTTCCCTATTTAAAGAGGGAAGCGGGCCATCATCACCTGACGGATTCCCTGGATGAGGAAACACGACACGATGACGACGAACAGATTGATGGCGAAGCCGATCCATCCACTGGCATTGCCTGCAACACAAACCACAACACCAGTTGTTTTTCAGTCTCtaagctcctttttttttttttaatctagcGTCTCAAACAAGTACGGTGCATAGTGAATATATGAAACTAACACTAATTATCTGAGAAAATGTCCCAAAGTTTGTAAATTCCTTAATCACAACAACGCATATTgaaaaagaaacgaggaaaaatCAATCAAACAGAAATGTTCCTCCTTCCAGTATACTGTTGTTTGGTGAAGGTACTGGGTGGGTTGCCAATACTGAGCGATGAGCTTCACGAAACTTACCGGTTTTGACGCTTTCAATGACATTGTAGATGGCGCTCAGCAGGGAAAAGATCTggcgagagaaaaatatgactttGCATATTAATACAACCATTAAAGATAATTACATAtcgattattctctctctctctctctctctctctctctcttaccagcaCAACAATGCCGATGGACAGCGATCCACTCCTGAGGTTGCATCCACAACAGCAGTAGCTCACGACGCACGTGTGTTCCCCCATtctgaaaacaatgaaaacatcaTCAGGAGGCGACTATGTAAAACGCGTGGCCTTGACTTACCCACCCACCATAATGTGTTGTAGGTCTGTATTGCGTTCGCTTCTGACAGGAATGCCGCGAGAACAATGATGCCATcttacaatttctctctctctctctctctctctctctctctctctctctctctctctcataaatgtaATAGAAACTAGTAATGTCAATTATGATTCAATAAAACTTAAGTGAACATGACTGGcgatagtaataatatcaatgaaaatacTTTACGATACTtctacctactaccaccaccaccatcaccaccaccaccactgtttctgTTACCCCTATTACGGTTGCCATCAAAAGACACGCGGtactggtaatggtgatggtgatggtggcagtgcaCACGTTCTAAGTtgtgatactggtggtggtggtgcagttgcTATGCTGGGAGGGAAGACCACGGTGGTGTATTTTTGACCTTGAAATCCAacccacactgctctctctctggccacctCCCCTAAAACcattactcctccttcctcccatcttcctattccttccgtgttcactattttcctttttccttcgtctcaTTCCTCGTTAAACACagttactctttctcctcctcctcctcctcctcttcgtataaGTTTATCTCTTCGATTGATTTCCTAAAAGTTCATCGTGACTCCATGGTCATACTTTGGACAGAGAGAATGACAATTGTGCAATATTGTGAGTGTTCGGGAAGACGAGACTAATGGTGAAAATGATTAGGAGCCAACTGAACTATGTTGGGAGTGTAATGCAGGAGAACAGAGTGGAAAAGAATTTTGAAAAACATCGTAGTGGATGGAAGATTTTAAAAGTGGCGTCAAAGGTTGAAAGATCTGGAGTACTTGAAGAGTGACAGGGCTATCAAGGCACTGAACTTGTAGCAGTAAGAGCAAACAGGACGGAGTAACGTTCCATCACAGTCAGCGTCAACACCAGGTGGGGAATTccatgatgataatagtgatcaCAGGTTGCTGTGACGCTTCGTAAAACTCAAGTCATGGATGTGTTAATTTTAGAGCCATTcacgttttttgttttttcttcttcttctttatttacgtaTGACACAAACCTTGCAACGTAAAGACACGCACTGCAGACTGCAAGTGGAAGCGTTGCGGAACGTGACACTTGTTGATTTCCTCGGATCTTACCAAGTATCCCCAGACAGCTTTATCTACTGAATGTTGTTACCTacgtggaggtggagaggaagaagtaaggcACAAGATTCATGTCAAAGGCAACTCTTACTTATGACAGCTACCATGAAAAAGATGATAGGTGTCGCTTTTGTCAGAAATGTAGATAGGAGAGCTGCTTCatcaagttgtgtgtgtgtgtgtgtgtgtgggggggggggtgtgggtgagggagaCTTTTTTAAATGCCACTCCTGTAATACGACTTACAATGGAACAAAAAACAtacaatatataagaaaaacgaagaaaatatcCACAATATTGTAATGAAATTAGGGAAGAAGTGACTACAGTATTCCAGGATCCGAAAATAAAGTGTATGAACAAAGTGAATATACCAACAATACGCGAaactcctcttactactattactactactactactactacaacttcaacaacaacaacaacaacaacaacaacaacaactactactactactactactactattacacatactattattcctattactactactactactactactactgctactactactactacacatactatcattcctattactactactactactactacacatactgtcattcctattactactactactactactactactactactgcaaacaCCACTTTaacacaataacagcaataactaataataatgttaataatgataatacaaacAATGGTAAAAAATAAACGACTGCATAAGCGGAGAACATGGTACAGTCTTAGCGTCTCCTCCATGACCCGCTTTACGTaatggaagatggaggaagacgaGGCGGAGCAAGAAAGAGCAGACACTCCTTTACTTTCACTCTCATCCTCATTCAGCTCCGTTGTTAGATATACTCTCCCTAGTAGTgatgtatcggatatccgcctccgcctccgcctccgcggatCCTCCGCGTTTTAttaacctccgcctccgcattttcagataatgagacctccgcctccgcattttcagaaaatgagacctccgcctccgcctccgcaattTAAAACTGCGGAGGCGCGGATGTTTACCGGTACCTGTATTTTTCGGCACACAGTTGCACCCCAAAATATAGTAAGATGTTTGTTTCATTACGGCGTAACAGTAACATGCAACTGTAGTACGCAGTACGCACATATGGCCTCTCTGACCGCGTCTGAACGTGAAACATACGCGTATACGGCTCTCATCTCATGCACCCCACCCACAGCTAATCTCGCACACTGCCAGACGTAtgattcctcttttcattgGTTGCTGCATCCGAATTATTAAGTTATAGATTTGACACTGCCAAAACTTGATTACTATCTCCTATTGTACCCAAATTTGAGTGTGGGAAAGGAGTAACAGGAGTTTATTGTCGACGCAGTACTagagtaccatgacgagttcccattttcattctgcttactatttaatgattttatatagcttcggaaacttatgtgagggattaaacaAGTGAAGAcggttgccattaatcttctgaccttcacagacccttcctaatgtcaaaagatagtctaatcgtacacaaatctcaaggtaaaaatgcgtcctagtactggaAAGGTTAAAAGACCAAGAAGTGGGCGCCCTTGAGTTATAAGaagtctctgtctttctctctctctctctctctctctctctctctctctctctctctctctctctctctctctgcaactgttccccttcttttttcattcagcGGTCGAAGTATCATGAAAGGAAACTTCATTCAACGCTTCTTCGTCTCATTATTAAGGAAGAGGTTAGAGAAGGCGATAAATGGCAACTAAGGCAGGGATGAcggtaggatttttttttttttttttttgtcactcacGAAAGGCTcgagggaggaatgaaaaggaaaaatttgttTGGTTAcccactactgaaggaggaggtggaggagaagaagggaaagtagAGATAatgcagtaacaataataacaataataacatgatgatgatgatgataataaaaataataataataatgataataataataagaaaaagacgaatgagagagagagagagagagagagagagagagagagagagagagagagagagagagacttacgcCCCCGCCACCAGAAATTTGCTCCAGGACGgcctttccccctccccctccaacccATACCTCCCTACTCCCTCCCCTCTACGCCGCAACAAGTGACTGACACACGCACGCTACAttccgtccaccaccaccaccaccaccgccgctcgCTTACCCACCATCAACCGCCGCGCTACGCCCAACCGCCTCTCACTCCCACTGTCATAAAACCACATGTCTTCCTATGAGCACGATCTGAAGCGCTTTACAGGATTGAATAcactattatattatattaaatTTTTACTCATAATCCATGTTACTTCCACGGGCACTTCActccacaaccaacaccaccaccaccacgaatccACCATCCCACGCGTCTTGTATTGTTTTCTTGCCCGCCTTGC
Above is a window of Portunus trituberculatus isolate SZX2019 chromosome 43, ASM1759143v1, whole genome shotgun sequence DNA encoding:
- the LOC123517953 gene encoding uncharacterized protein LOC123517953 isoform X1, which produces MTGPPPLRMGEHTCVVSYCCCGCNLRSGSLSIGIVVLIFSLLSAIYNVIESVKTGNASGWIGFAINLFVVIVSCFLIQGIRQERRGYVMSWVITMVVIIIINIILSIIILITTFNLIFGLIVLVVMGVYIYLVVVVRSYALTLGSSAGVA
- the LOC123517953 gene encoding uncharacterized protein LOC123517953 isoform X2, translating into MGEHTCVVSYCCCGCNLRSGSLSIGIVVLIFSLLSAIYNVIESVKTGNASGWIGFAINLFVVIVSCFLIQGIRQERRGYVMSWVITMVVIIIINIILSIIILITTFNLIFGLIVLVVMGVYIYLVVVVRSYALTLGSSAGVA